A genomic window from Pseudomonas argentinensis includes:
- a CDS encoding tetratricopeptide repeat protein encodes MNRSIALLTALALLGGCQTFAPSAPDGNVPVEEPGTEATAEAPESYGSFSQETLLALLTAELAGQRNRFDIALSNYVQQANATQDAGVAERGFRIAEYLGAEQEALDTALVWAKNAPDDVDAQRAAAVQLARAGRYDEAMSYMERVRQRQGNTHFDFLALSAAETDPDTRAGLLQSFDRLLGKYPNDGQLLFGKALLLQQDGRAEEALKLLETSEAKQDQSAPLLLRARLLQSLGRGEEALPLLKQGMERNPSDKRLRLTYARQLVELGRMDEARGEFSSLLQQFPEDDDLRFSLALVCLEAEAWREAIVYLEELIQRDAHVDPAQYNLGRAHEALGEVDDALLAYSMVGGGTDYLPAQARMTDLLVANGRGAEASRHLAEARDSEPEYALQLYLIEAESLSKQNKADQAWDLIQQALKQYPGDINLLYTRAMLAEPRGDLKQLERDLRLILEREPDNAMALNALGYTLVDRTDRHQEGLELIEKAHDLNPEDPAILDSLGWANYRLGNLAAAEKWLRQAFERFPDHEVAAHLGETLWAQGKQREARKIWRDALKEQPESEILRSTVLRLTGSEKP; translated from the coding sequence ATGAATAGATCCATCGCGTTGCTCACCGCCCTGGCCTTGCTGGGTGGTTGTCAGACTTTTGCGCCGTCCGCACCGGATGGCAACGTTCCCGTGGAGGAACCGGGCACCGAGGCGACCGCCGAGGCACCGGAAAGCTACGGCTCGTTCAGCCAGGAAACCCTGCTGGCGCTGCTGACCGCCGAACTGGCCGGGCAGCGCAACCGCTTCGACATCGCCCTGAGCAACTACGTGCAGCAGGCCAATGCGACCCAGGATGCCGGCGTCGCCGAGCGCGGCTTCCGCATCGCCGAATACCTGGGCGCCGAGCAGGAAGCCCTGGACACCGCGCTGGTGTGGGCCAAGAACGCCCCAGATGACGTCGATGCCCAGCGCGCCGCCGCCGTGCAGCTGGCCCGTGCCGGCCGCTACGACGAAGCCATGAGCTACATGGAGCGGGTGCGCCAGCGCCAGGGCAACACCCATTTCGACTTTCTCGCACTGTCCGCCGCGGAAACCGACCCGGACACCCGCGCCGGCCTGCTGCAAAGCTTCGACCGCTTGCTCGGCAAGTACCCGAACGATGGCCAGCTGCTGTTCGGCAAGGCGCTGCTGCTGCAGCAGGACGGCCGCGCCGAGGAAGCCCTGAAGCTGCTCGAGACCAGCGAGGCCAAGCAGGATCAATCCGCCCCCCTGCTGCTGCGCGCCCGCCTGCTGCAGAGCCTGGGCCGTGGCGAAGAAGCGCTGCCGCTGCTCAAGCAGGGCATGGAGCGCAACCCCAGCGACAAACGCCTGCGCCTGACCTATGCCCGCCAACTGGTCGAGCTGGGCCGCATGGACGAAGCCCGCGGCGAATTCTCCTCGCTGCTGCAGCAATTCCCCGAAGACGACGACCTGCGTTTTTCCCTGGCCCTGGTGTGCCTGGAAGCCGAGGCCTGGCGCGAAGCCATCGTCTACCTGGAAGAACTGATCCAGCGCGACGCCCATGTGGATCCTGCGCAATACAACCTTGGCCGCGCCCATGAAGCCCTGGGTGAGGTGGACGACGCCCTGCTCGCCTACTCGATGGTCGGCGGCGGTACCGACTACCTGCCCGCCCAGGCGCGCATGACCGACCTGCTGGTCGCCAATGGCCGCGGCGCCGAGGCGTCCAGGCACCTGGCCGAAGCCCGTGACAGCGAACCGGAATATGCCCTGCAGCTGTACCTGATCGAAGCCGAGTCGCTGTCCAAGCAGAACAAGGCCGACCAGGCCTGGGATCTCATCCAGCAAGCCCTCAAGCAGTACCCGGGCGACATCAACCTGCTCTATACCCGCGCCATGCTCGCCGAGCCGCGCGGCGACCTGAAGCAGCTGGAGCGCGACCTGCGCCTGATCCTCGAGCGCGAGCCGGACAATGCCATGGCCCTCAACGCCCTGGGCTACACCCTGGTCGATCGCACCGATCGCCACCAGGAAGGCCTCGAGCTGATCGAGAAGGCCCACGACCTCAACCCGGAAGACCCGGCCATCCTCGACAGCCTCGGCTGGGCCAACTACCGCCTGGGTAACCTGGCCGCTGCGGAGAAGTGGCTGCGCCAGGCGTTCGAACGCTTCCCGGACCACGAAGTCGCCGCCCACCTGGGGGAAACGCTGTGGGCCCAGGGCAAACAGCGTGAAGCCCGGAAGATCTGGCGTGACGCCCTGAAGGAGCAGCCGGAAAGTGAAATTCTGCGCAGCACCGTGCTGCGCCTGACCGGATCGGAGAAACCCTGA
- the lolB gene encoding lipoprotein insertase outer membrane protein LolB: MSLRPLLVLALVTLLAGCSGLSTREAVEQGLGDPARWQAHKQQIGTLDGWQINGKVGIRAPRDSGSGTLFWLQRQDYADIRLSGPLGRGAARLTGRPGKVELEVANQGRYQAESPEGLLQQQLGLNLPVSHLLWWIRGLPAPDSKSRITLDADSRLAQLSQDGWEVSYTRYAEQDGYWLPERLRLEGHDIQVTLVIKDWQPRHLGQ, from the coding sequence ATGTCGCTTCGCCCCCTTCTCGTACTCGCCCTGGTCACCCTGTTGGCCGGCTGTTCCGGCCTGTCCACCCGCGAGGCGGTGGAACAGGGCCTGGGCGATCCCGCTCGCTGGCAGGCACACAAGCAGCAGATCGGCACCCTCGATGGCTGGCAGATCAACGGCAAGGTCGGCATTCGTGCCCCGCGCGACTCGGGCAGCGGTACGCTGTTCTGGCTGCAGCGCCAGGATTACGCCGATATCCGCCTGTCCGGCCCCCTCGGTCGCGGCGCTGCACGGTTGACCGGCCGCCCCGGCAAGGTCGAACTGGAAGTCGCCAACCAGGGCCGGTATCAGGCCGAGTCCCCGGAAGGGCTGCTACAGCAGCAACTGGGCCTCAACCTGCCCGTCTCGCACCTGCTGTGGTGGATCCGTGGCCTGCCCGCACCGGACAGCAAGAGCCGCATCACCCTGGACGCCGACAGCCGCCTGGCGCAGCTGAGCCAGGATGGCTGGGAAGTCAGCTACACCCGCTACGCCGAACAGGATGGTTACTGGCTGCCCGAGCGCCTGCGCCTCGAAGGCCACGATATCCAGGTGACCCTGGTGATCAAGGACTGGCAGCCGCGCCACCTTGGCCAGTAA
- the ispE gene encoding 4-(cytidine 5'-diphospho)-2-C-methyl-D-erythritol kinase — translation MTTHAIPADAELTLPAPAKLNLMLHILGRRDDGYHELQTLFQFLDHGDELGFRRRDDGVIRLHTDIVDVPHDSNLIVRAARQLQQQSGTRLGADIWLNKRLPMGGGIGGGSSDAATTLLGLDHLWELGCSEDRLAALGLGLGADVPVFVRGRAAFAEGVGEKLTPVELPEPWFLVAVPQVLVSTAEVFSDPELTRDTPPIKVRSLLEGGGRNDCQPVVEKRYSAVRNALILLNKFVPTRLTGTGACVFGSFPNRDDADKVARQLPATLPSFVAQGANVSMLHRKLQELARK, via the coding sequence ATGACCACTCACGCCATCCCTGCTGACGCCGAGCTGACTCTGCCGGCTCCGGCCAAGCTCAACCTGATGCTGCATATCCTAGGCCGCCGCGACGATGGCTATCACGAGCTGCAGACCCTGTTCCAGTTTCTCGACCACGGCGACGAGCTGGGCTTCAGGCGCCGCGACGACGGCGTGATCCGCCTGCATACGGATATCGTCGACGTGCCCCACGACAGCAACCTGATCGTGCGCGCCGCCAGACAGTTGCAGCAGCAGAGCGGCACCCGCCTGGGTGCGGATATCTGGCTAAACAAGCGCCTGCCCATGGGCGGCGGCATCGGTGGCGGCAGCTCGGATGCCGCCACCACCCTGCTCGGCCTCGATCACCTCTGGGAGCTGGGCTGCAGTGAAGATCGCCTGGCGGCCCTGGGCCTCGGCCTGGGCGCCGACGTGCCGGTGTTCGTGCGCGGCCGCGCGGCGTTCGCCGAAGGCGTCGGTGAAAAACTCACCCCGGTGGAGCTGCCGGAGCCCTGGTTTCTCGTTGCCGTGCCGCAAGTGCTTGTCAGTACAGCAGAAGTTTTCTCCGACCCTGAGTTGACACGCGATACGCCGCCCATTAAAGTTCGCAGCCTTCTTGAGGGGGGTGGTCGTAATGACTGCCAGCCGGTCGTCGAGAAGCGTTACTCAGCTGTTCGTAACGCGCTGATCTTGCTGAACAAATTCGTTCCGACAAGATTGACCGGCACTGGAGCTTGTGTGTTTGGGAGCTTCCCAAACCGGGACGATGCTGATAAAGTCGCCCGCCAACTTCCAGCCACACTGCCAAGTTTTGTTGCGCAGGGTGCCAACGTTTCGATGTTGCACCGCAAGCTGCAAGAACTGGCCAGGAAGTGA
- a CDS encoding ribose-phosphate pyrophosphokinase, with protein sequence MSKMMVFTGNANPDLARRIVRQLHIPLGDASVGKFSDGEIMIEINENVRGKDVFLIQPTCAPTNDNLMELVVMADAFRRSSATRITAVIPYFGYARQDRRPRSARVAISAKVVADMLTVVGIDRVLTVDLHADQIQGFFDIPVDNIYGSPVLVDDIEDQRFDNLMIVSPDIGGVVRARAVAKSLGVDLAIIDKRREKANHSEVMHIIGDVEGRTCILVDDMVDTAGTLCHAAKALKEHGAAKVYAYATHPVLSGRAIENIENSVLDELVVTNTIPLSAAAQSCSRIRQLDIAPVVAEAVRRISNEESISAMFR encoded by the coding sequence GTGTCCAAGATGATGGTCTTTACGGGGAACGCTAACCCCGATCTGGCGCGACGTATCGTTCGTCAGCTGCACATCCCCCTCGGTGATGCCTCGGTCGGAAAATTCTCCGACGGCGAAATCATGATCGAAATCAACGAGAACGTCCGCGGTAAGGACGTTTTCCTGATTCAGCCGACGTGCGCGCCAACCAATGACAACCTGATGGAACTGGTGGTGATGGCTGACGCCTTCCGCCGCTCCTCAGCAACTCGAATCACTGCAGTCATCCCCTACTTCGGCTATGCCCGCCAGGATCGCCGCCCGCGCTCCGCTCGCGTGGCAATCAGCGCCAAGGTGGTGGCCGACATGCTCACCGTGGTAGGCATCGACCGGGTTCTCACCGTCGACCTGCACGCGGATCAGATTCAAGGCTTCTTCGATATTCCGGTCGACAACATCTACGGCTCGCCCGTACTGGTCGACGACATCGAAGATCAGCGTTTCGACAATCTCATGATCGTTTCCCCGGACATCGGCGGCGTGGTGCGTGCTCGCGCCGTGGCCAAGAGCCTGGGCGTCGATCTGGCGATCATCGACAAGCGTCGTGAAAAGGCCAACCACTCCGAAGTGATGCACATCATCGGTGACGTGGAAGGCCGTACCTGCATCCTGGTCGACGACATGGTCGACACCGCCGGCACCCTGTGCCACGCGGCCAAGGCTCTGAAGGAACACGGCGCTGCCAAGGTGTACGCCTATGCCACGCACCCGGTGCTGTCGGGTCGTGCCATCGAGAACATCGAGAACTCGGTACTGGACGAACTGGTGGTGACCAACACCATCCCGCTGTCCGCCGCCGCGCAATCCTGTTCGCGCATTCGTCAGCTGGACATCGCGCCGGTTGTCGCTGAAGCGGTACGCCGCATCAGCAATGAAGAATCGATCAGTGCGATGTTCCGCTAA
- a CDS encoding 50S ribosomal protein L25/general stress protein Ctc, with protein MTAEFTLNAEARSDLGKGASRRLRRNASLVPAVIYGGDKAPLSISLVAKDFAKLLENEAAFSHVLNLTVDGKKENVLIKALQRHPAKGFVLHADFIRVVAGQKLTAHVPLHFINEASSVGVKQKGGEVLHSLNEVEVSCLPKDLPEFIEVDFANVDLDQTVHLSDIKLPKGVELVALAHGSDLPVASVHLPRVRVEDAAEGEGESTAE; from the coding sequence ATGACTGCTGAATTTACCCTGAATGCCGAAGCGCGTTCCGACCTGGGGAAAGGTGCGAGCCGCCGCCTGCGTCGTAACGCTAGCCTGGTTCCTGCCGTGATCTACGGTGGCGACAAGGCTCCCCTGTCCATCAGCCTGGTTGCCAAGGATTTCGCCAAGCTGCTGGAAAACGAAGCAGCCTTCAGCCACGTGCTGAACCTGACCGTTGATGGCAAGAAAGAAAACGTCCTGATCAAGGCCCTGCAGCGCCATCCGGCCAAAGGCTTCGTCCTGCACGCTGACTTCATCCGCGTGGTTGCCGGCCAGAAGCTGACCGCACACGTTCCGCTGCACTTCATCAACGAAGCTAGCTCCGTTGGCGTCAAGCAGAAAGGCGGCGAAGTCCTGCACTCGCTGAACGAAGTTGAAGTTTCCTGCCTGCCGAAAGACCTGCCGGAGTTCATCGAAGTCGACTTCGCCAACGTCGATCTGGATCAGACCGTTCACCTGTCCGACATCAAACTGCCGAAAGGCGTTGAGCTGGTTGCCCTGGCCCACGGTAGCGATCTGCCGGTTGCCAGCGTCCACCTGCCGCGCGTTCGTGTAGAAGACGCAGCTGAAGGCGAAGGCGAAAGCACCGCCGAGTAA
- the pth gene encoding aminoacyl-tRNA hydrolase, producing MTAVQLIVGLGNPGPEYDQTRHNAGALFVERLAERLRVNLSVDRKYFGLVGKFNHQGREVRLLIPTTFMNRSGQSVAALANFFKLKPEEILVAHDELDMPPGVAKLKQGGGHGGHNGLRDIIAQLGNQNNFHRLRLGIGHPGHASLVSNFVLGRAPRGEQELLDTSIGFALDVLPEILAGDWTVAMRKLHSQKATL from the coding sequence ATGACTGCCGTACAACTGATCGTTGGCCTGGGTAACCCGGGCCCCGAATACGACCAGACCCGGCACAATGCAGGGGCCCTTTTCGTTGAGCGCCTGGCGGAGCGCCTGCGCGTCAACCTCAGCGTTGATCGCAAGTATTTCGGCCTGGTGGGCAAGTTCAATCACCAGGGCCGCGAAGTTCGTCTGCTCATCCCCACCACCTTCATGAACCGCAGCGGCCAGTCCGTGGCGGCGTTGGCGAATTTCTTCAAGCTCAAACCCGAAGAAATCCTGGTGGCCCACGACGAACTCGACATGCCTCCCGGCGTCGCCAAACTCAAACAGGGTGGCGGGCACGGCGGGCATAACGGGCTGCGCGACATCATCGCCCAGCTCGGCAACCAGAACAATTTCCACCGCCTGCGGCTTGGCATCGGCCACCCCGGGCACGCCAGCCTGGTCTCCAACTTCGTGCTCGGCCGCGCGCCGCGGGGCGAGCAGGAATTGCTGGATACCAGCATCGGCTTCGCGCTCGACGTCCTCCCGGAGATCCTTGCCGGTGACTGGACGGTGGCGATGCGCAAGCTGCACAGCCAGAAAGCCACACTCTAA
- the ychF gene encoding redox-regulated ATPase YchF: MGFNCGIVGLPNVGKSTLFNALTKSGIAAENFPFCTIEPNSGIVPMPDPRLDALAEIVKPERVIPTTMEFVDIAGLVAGASKGEGLGNKFLANIRETDAIAHVVRCFEDENVIHVANSVDPKRDIEIIDLELIMADLDSCEKQLQRVTRTAKGGDKEAVAQKALLEKLIPHFTEGKPARSLLKSLGDDEKRLAKTFHLLTTKPVMYIANVAEDGFENNPLLDVVQAIADEEGAIVVPVCNKIEAEIAELDDLEEMQMFLETMGMTEPGLNRVIRAGYSLLNLQTYFTAGVKEVRAWTVKVGATAPQSAAAIHTDFEKGFIRAEVIAYDDFIQYKGEAGAKEAGKWRLEGKEYIVKDGDVMHFRFNV; this comes from the coding sequence ATGGGATTCAATTGCGGCATCGTCGGCCTGCCCAACGTCGGCAAGTCCACCCTGTTCAATGCCCTCACCAAGTCCGGCATCGCTGCTGAGAACTTCCCGTTCTGCACCATCGAGCCGAACAGCGGCATAGTGCCGATGCCCGACCCGCGCCTCGATGCCCTGGCGGAGATCGTCAAGCCCGAGCGGGTAATCCCCACCACCATGGAATTCGTCGACATCGCCGGCCTGGTGGCCGGCGCCTCGAAAGGTGAAGGCCTGGGCAACAAGTTCCTGGCCAATATCCGCGAGACTGACGCCATCGCCCACGTGGTGCGCTGCTTCGAAGACGAGAACGTCATCCACGTCGCCAACAGCGTCGACCCCAAGCGCGACATCGAGATCATCGACCTCGAACTGATCATGGCCGACCTCGACAGCTGCGAGAAGCAACTGCAGCGCGTTACCCGCACCGCCAAGGGCGGCGACAAGGAAGCCGTGGCGCAGAAAGCGTTGCTGGAAAAGCTCATCCCCCATTTCACCGAAGGCAAGCCGGCGCGCAGCCTGCTCAAGAGCCTCGGTGACGACGAGAAGCGTCTGGCCAAGACCTTCCACCTGCTGACCACCAAGCCGGTGATGTACATCGCCAACGTCGCCGAAGACGGCTTCGAGAACAACCCGCTGCTCGACGTGGTGCAAGCCATCGCCGACGAGGAAGGCGCCATCGTCGTGCCGGTGTGCAACAAGATCGAAGCCGAGATCGCCGAGCTGGACGATCTGGAAGAGATGCAGATGTTCCTGGAAACCATGGGCATGACCGAGCCTGGCCTGAACCGCGTGATCCGCGCCGGTTACTCGCTGCTCAACCTGCAGACCTACTTCACTGCCGGCGTGAAGGAAGTGCGCGCCTGGACCGTCAAGGTCGGTGCCACCGCGCCGCAATCGGCTGCCGCCATTCACACCGACTTCGAGAAAGGCTTTATCCGCGCCGAAGTCATCGCCTACGACGACTTCATCCAGTACAAGGGCGAAGCGGGCGCCAAGGAAGCCGGCAAATGGCGCCTGGAAGGCAAGGAATACATCGTCAAGGACGGCGACGTGATGCACTTCCGCTTCAACGTCTAA
- a CDS encoding cupin domain-containing protein: MDMLSHRLMLHYLANLGEASGDFAASPHRDHPSEHIERIVLTRNDWMPNNGNHPVLLYRQALTDKGLPDPAGTQQLFKAHGWPAQWVDGIYPYHHYHSNAHEVLGVIQGHARVMLGGPDGHELSVQAGDVLVLPAGTGHCNLGSSDDFLVVGGYPVGQEPDLCRTAPTDAQQRGIEQTPYPSTDPVLG, encoded by the coding sequence ATGGATATGCTTTCCCACCGTTTGATGCTGCACTACCTCGCCAACCTGGGCGAAGCCTCTGGCGACTTCGCTGCATCGCCACACCGCGATCACCCCTCGGAACACATCGAACGGATAGTGCTGACGCGCAACGACTGGATGCCGAACAACGGCAACCACCCCGTCCTGCTCTATCGGCAGGCGCTCACGGATAAAGGCCTGCCCGACCCAGCCGGCACGCAGCAGCTGTTCAAGGCCCATGGCTGGCCCGCCCAGTGGGTAGACGGCATCTACCCCTACCACCACTACCACAGCAACGCCCACGAGGTGCTGGGCGTCATCCAGGGGCACGCACGGGTAATGCTGGGCGGACCCGACGGCCACGAGCTGAGCGTGCAGGCAGGCGACGTGCTGGTGCTACCCGCCGGTACCGGGCACTGCAACCTTGGCAGTAGCGATGACTTCCTGGTGGTGGGCGGCTATCCAGTGGGGCAGGAACCGGATCTCTGCCGCACTGCACCAACCGACGCGCAACAGCGCGGCATCGAACAGACGCCCTACCCTTCCACCGATCCCGTTCTCGGCTAG
- a CDS encoding type II toxin-antitoxin system VapC family toxin, with translation MILIDTNVLSELMKAKPAVEVLSWVDQQPAGQLYISSITVAEILYGIARLPDGKRKTAFADLAKLMFDEDFAGRILPFDTDAAIRYASLAAASEAKGRVADMADAQIAAIAALYDAPVATRNVRHFDHLGVSVINPWVD, from the coding sequence ATGATCCTGATTGATACCAACGTGCTTTCGGAGCTGATGAAAGCGAAGCCAGCGGTAGAGGTTCTGTCATGGGTCGACCAGCAGCCTGCAGGACAGCTTTACATAAGCTCCATCACCGTGGCTGAAATCCTCTATGGCATCGCTCGACTGCCGGATGGAAAGCGCAAGACTGCTTTCGCCGATCTGGCGAAGCTGATGTTTGATGAGGATTTTGCGGGACGAATTCTGCCGTTCGATACCGATGCGGCGATTCGCTATGCCAGTTTGGCTGCAGCCAGTGAGGCGAAGGGAAGAGTGGCAGATATGGCCGATGCGCAGATCGCTGCCATTGCGGCTTTATACGATGCGCCTGTTGCTACGCGTAATGTTCGGCACTTCGATCACCTGGGGGTTAGCGTCATAAACCCTTGGGTCGATTGA
- a CDS encoding FitA-like ribbon-helix-helix domain-containing protein, with translation MATITIRNLDDDLKAMLRVVAASHGRSMEEEARLIIRQALTKQDKKGGLGSRIHARFSAVGGADLEVPERNTKARAASFDE, from the coding sequence ATGGCAACTATCACTATTCGAAATCTGGATGATGACCTCAAGGCCATGCTGCGCGTCGTTGCCGCTAGCCACGGGCGTTCCATGGAAGAAGAGGCGAGACTGATCATTCGCCAAGCGCTGACCAAGCAAGATAAGAAAGGTGGCTTAGGTAGTCGCATCCATGCCCGTTTTTCTGCAGTGGGTGGCGCTGACCTTGAAGTGCCTGAGCGAAACACTAAAGCCAGGGCTGCGAGCTTCGACGAATGA